One genomic window of Calditrichota bacterium includes the following:
- a CDS encoding PAS domain S-box protein — translation MRPSRTCGRRSVRHQSYHHHHLSIPRGMIVSVRSRMLLVMALFLASILVVLLVQRHSGQAAHRAIRETREDEIRQLLRDVIDLRGEPLRLFAYDYSYWDELVGYLKSPDPTWARENLEVGVLSFKLDGVRIVDLSGRLISEHWREGRAGPSNDSIHFPLATASPISLTNGSAVLSSDTLRPWFQHGFSRGADSELYEFRIAPIQPTSDAKRVSRPLGFLLAFKAWDDAHLGELTDMTGCELELAPVGSNGQPKTEESGTPHSGEAGSPQIILDIPLPPSGAAASAYLHVRYFSPSLARFHIEAAKPFTLFFATGSFGLLLALLLLNRWVAAPLKGLTRSLSEGSLEPARPLMAKSNEFGELARLLERFHVQRDELGRSRERLKTLIGNLPGMVYSVLPDEPGTILYISDGCRALTGYTPEELMGPIGRPFNSLVHPEDHDAAWGEIKRALAEGRRFQVVYRIVGRTGEIRWVREQGIGIFNREGKPERIDIFAEDITERRKNEQLLAEREEIFSTVVNSIQDLILLYDTTGRISGVWSGLLDHGDFRADIFIGKTDLEILGPEHGKIPSDAVQDALGGISQTVEFDVKESRMQRRIEANFAPVRSQDGSIVGVVSVARDVTAIREAERTIQLERDRFRLYLDAAAGIVAALDREGRILLINMPGAQLLGINREEAVGRDWFELTLRDESAAKWKNAFLKAVQDSREWSRRFESEIGRPPGGTRTFLWHITILRGSTGAEGGLIFGQDITYLKRAERALRESEEQYHQFFEDDLTGDFISTPEGRFIDCNAA, via the coding sequence ATGCGTCCTTCCCGCACTTGCGGGAGAAGATCTGTCCGCCATCAATCCTATCATCATCATCATCTTAGCATTCCCCGAGGAATGATCGTCTCCGTCCGTTCGCGAATGTTGCTGGTCATGGCGCTCTTCCTGGCGTCGATCCTCGTCGTGCTTCTGGTCCAGCGGCATTCAGGACAGGCGGCTCACCGGGCGATCCGCGAAACCCGCGAAGATGAGATAAGACAGTTGCTTCGCGATGTCATCGACCTTCGCGGCGAGCCCCTGCGTCTCTTCGCCTACGATTACTCCTACTGGGATGAACTGGTAGGGTATCTGAAATCCCCCGATCCGACTTGGGCCAGAGAGAACCTCGAGGTCGGGGTGCTCTCCTTCAAACTCGACGGAGTGCGCATTGTCGATCTCTCGGGCCGATTGATCTCTGAGCATTGGCGCGAAGGCCGCGCCGGCCCATCTAATGACTCGATCCACTTTCCCCTGGCTACTGCCTCACCAATCTCCTTGACAAACGGCTCGGCAGTCTTGTCATCCGATACCCTTCGTCCCTGGTTTCAGCATGGCTTTTCGCGAGGTGCGGACAGTGAACTCTACGAGTTTCGGATTGCGCCTATTCAGCCGACCAGCGATGCCAAGCGGGTCTCCCGGCCGTTAGGGTTCCTCCTTGCATTCAAGGCTTGGGACGACGCCCACTTAGGTGAATTGACCGATATGACCGGTTGCGAACTGGAACTTGCTCCGGTTGGCAGCAATGGTCAGCCGAAAACGGAAGAGTCCGGCACTCCTCATTCGGGAGAAGCAGGCAGTCCTCAAATAATCCTGGATATCCCCCTCCCACCGTCCGGGGCAGCGGCGTCGGCTTATCTCCACGTTCGATACTTCTCGCCATCGCTGGCCAGATTCCACATCGAAGCCGCCAAGCCGTTCACGCTCTTCTTCGCCACCGGCTCGTTCGGACTACTCCTGGCACTGTTGCTGCTAAATCGCTGGGTCGCGGCGCCCCTCAAAGGGCTTACCCGCTCGCTTAGCGAGGGCAGCCTCGAGCCCGCCCGACCGCTCATGGCAAAATCGAACGAATTCGGCGAACTGGCGCGGCTGCTGGAGCGCTTCCACGTCCAGCGCGACGAACTGGGACGCAGTCGCGAACGCCTGAAGACCCTTATCGGGAATCTCCCCGGCATGGTCTATAGTGTGCTGCCCGACGAACCGGGGACGATTCTATACATCTCCGACGGCTGCCGTGCCTTAACCGGCTACACTCCCGAAGAACTGATGGGGCCAATTGGCCGCCCTTTCAATTCACTGGTGCATCCGGAAGACCACGACGCTGCTTGGGGAGAGATCAAGCGCGCGCTTGCTGAAGGGCGCCGATTTCAAGTCGTCTATCGCATCGTTGGACGAACGGGCGAAATCCGCTGGGTGCGGGAGCAAGGCATCGGCATCTTCAATCGGGAAGGCAAACCCGAGCGGATCGACATCTTTGCCGAGGACATCACCGAACGTCGGAAGAACGAGCAACTTCTGGCGGAGCGCGAAGAAATCTTCAGTACCGTCGTCAATTCGATTCAGGATCTGATCCTCCTCTACGACACGACAGGCCGTATCAGCGGGGTCTGGAGTGGATTGCTCGACCACGGCGACTTCCGGGCCGACATCTTCATCGGAAAGACCGACCTTGAGATCCTCGGGCCGGAGCACGGGAAGATTCCGTCCGACGCCGTTCAGGATGCGCTTGGGGGCATCTCTCAGACGGTCGAGTTCGACGTTAAAGAAAGCCGAATGCAGCGGCGTATTGAAGCCAACTTCGCTCCGGTGAGGTCCCAGGATGGCAGCATCGTCGGAGTCGTCAGTGTTGCGCGGGACGTTACTGCGATACGCGAAGCCGAGCGGACGATTCAACTTGAGCGCGACCGGTTCCGGCTGTATCTCGACGCCGCCGCCGGTATCGTTGCTGCGCTCGACCGGGAGGGACGCATCCTGCTGATAAATATGCCCGGAGCCCAACTGCTCGGCATCAATCGCGAAGAAGCCGTAGGGAGAGACTGGTTCGAACTGACGCTACGGGATGAATCGGCGGCTAAATGGAAGAACGCATTCCTAAAGGCTGTTCAAGATAGCCGGGAGTGGAGCCGCAGGTTCGAAAGTGAGATTGGACGTCCTCCCGGCGGAACACGGACGTTTCTCTGGCATATTACAATCCTGAGAGGCAGCACCGGCGCCGAGGGCGGCCTCATCTTCGGCCAGGACATCACCTATCTAAAACGTGCCGAACGAGCGCTTAGGGAGAGCGAAGAGCAATACCACCAGTTCTTTGAGGACGACCTGACCGGCGACTTCATCTCGACGCCGGAAGGCCGATTCATCGACTGCAATGCAGCCT
- the rsgA gene encoding ribosome small subunit-dependent GTPase A gives MTHHQHSRSGDRRALPQVEGRILRISGNYAVVRIDEIDHRLALPGRWRRAFEPEDQPAAGDRVIVETESGSWRLVSILPRRNFFTRKAAGSKPVPQVIAANLDLAVIVAAAAEPQSPFGLIDRLLVAARLGGIEPALIVNKADLVTLSVLSKWIDNYQHAVEEIILASAVDGRGIAQLGEIASQQTILLAGASGVGKSTLANLIDPALNLRVGEISDYSGKGRHTTSVASLLPLGTGGWLVDTPGLRECAPWGATPETLQDAFPEIARLGSHCAFRNCRHSHEANCAVQSAAGTPDLPGDRYGSYLKLLAELRP, from the coding sequence ATGACCCATCATCAGCATTCAAGGTCGGGGGATCGTCGCGCGTTGCCTCAGGTCGAAGGGCGCATTCTACGTATATCCGGCAACTACGCGGTCGTGCGCATCGATGAAATAGACCACCGTCTGGCGTTGCCGGGCCGGTGGCGTCGGGCGTTCGAGCCTGAAGACCAGCCGGCAGCCGGCGATCGGGTGATTGTAGAGACAGAATCGGGATCCTGGCGACTCGTGTCGATCCTGCCCCGCCGCAACTTCTTTACACGCAAGGCAGCCGGTTCGAAGCCGGTGCCGCAAGTAATTGCAGCCAATCTCGACCTCGCCGTGATCGTCGCAGCGGCTGCCGAACCACAGTCACCGTTTGGACTAATCGACCGCCTTCTCGTTGCAGCCCGGCTCGGTGGCATCGAACCCGCGTTGATCGTCAACAAGGCAGACCTGGTCACTTTAAGCGTTCTCTCCAAATGGATAGATAACTACCAGCACGCAGTCGAGGAGATCATCCTGGCCAGTGCAGTCGATGGCCGTGGGATAGCGCAATTAGGGGAGATTGCCTCGCAGCAGACCATACTTTTAGCCGGTGCTTCGGGAGTCGGCAAGTCAACCCTTGCCAACCTCATCGATCCTGCCTTGAATCTGCGTGTCGGAGAAATTTCCGATTATAGCGGCAAGGGTCGGCACACCACCAGTGTCGCGTCGCTCCTGCCGCTTGGAACCGGAGGCTGGCTGGTCGATACTCCGGGACTAAGGGAGTGCGCCCCGTGGGGTGCGACGCCTGAGACATTGCAGGATGCATTCCCGGAGATCGCCCGTCTGGGAAGCCACTGTGCTTTTCGCAACTGTCGCCATAGCCACGAAGCCAATTGCGCCGTTCAATCCGCTGCCGGCACTCCGGACCTGCCCGGCGATCGCTACGGCTCCTACCTCAAACTCCTCGCCGAACTCAGGCCTTAA
- a CDS encoding ester cyclase, protein MRSNKLLTISSLLTGLVSIATALAQLSAPPPLPYLSSEPSAVSNGHPARTIANEFFRAVFVTGDVGKLNTYVAATMLDHGAMAGEQESGRESLRRRLAEFRFASPDAVFTLVQVVSEGEMAVIYYTVSGRHEGLLAGHTGNGSSFQFSHFDMMRVKEGLIVEYWGGNLAEGALFQLGLAPLAPPLPPLPMNTMAPASPVTPPAMPSAPTPPPGTGTKKSAPRKKPSGH, encoded by the coding sequence ATGCGTTCTAATAAGTTGCTTACCATAAGCAGCCTTCTTACAGGACTCGTCTCCATTGCAACTGCGTTGGCGCAGTTGTCTGCTCCACCACCGCTGCCGTACCTCTCGTCGGAACCGTCTGCCGTTTCCAATGGGCACCCGGCTCGGACCATTGCGAATGAATTCTTCCGTGCGGTCTTTGTCACCGGCGATGTCGGCAAACTGAATACCTACGTTGCGGCAACGATGCTCGACCATGGCGCAATGGCCGGTGAGCAAGAGTCGGGGCGGGAGAGTCTGCGGCGGAGGCTGGCCGAATTCAGATTCGCTTCGCCCGATGCGGTTTTCACTCTGGTGCAGGTCGTTTCGGAAGGTGAAATGGCAGTGATTTATTACACGGTTTCCGGGCGTCATGAGGGGCTTCTTGCCGGTCACACCGGCAACGGATCATCGTTTCAATTCAGCCATTTTGATATGATGCGGGTAAAGGAGGGGTTGATCGTCGAATACTGGGGCGGGAATTTGGCTGAAGGCGCGCTCTTTCAACTTGGACTGGCGCCGCTTGCACCGCCGCTTCCACCCCTTCCGATGAACACCATGGCTCCGGCAAGCCCGGTGACGCCCCCGGCTATGCCATCAGCACCGACTCCGCCTCCCGGCACTGGAACGAAGAAGTCGGCGCCGCGTAAGAAGCCCTCGGGTCATTAG
- a CDS encoding M6 family metalloprotease domain-containing protein: MSRLSSHFLALLAFLSAALAYAMPPHPELARRLQQENRPLSTVGITSEVRARGVNAPFPFHIEQHRRDGSDETILRAICILADFADNEADTGASPVEHYQTMLFSEGEFDGGSMRDWYLENSYGEVHIVGEVFGWYRMPQDYAYYVGGRNGFGAYPRNAQRLAEDAIRAADADVNFRDYDNDRNGVVEAIFIVHAGPGAESTGSDDDIWSHAWQVPGNVRPDGVRFASYAMEPENGQIGVFGHELGHSMFGLPDLYDGTYESSGVGAWSMMAGGSWGGGGRRPVHFDAWCKSQVGFLDYFPIVDNQIGLTLEPVEIEGDVRFIWRRGEFGRQYFLIENRRRIGFDRSLPGEGLVIYHIDETMENNNHAWWPGSGNQLHYKVAVEQADGNYDLEHGANGGDAGDPWPGNTFNEMFGGDTEPSTRDYFGRETDVSLRNIEPVGDGRVRFDAYITPGPGPEDLHLFLLERIPGEHTFPHPDDRGDTIMTTEVELVTGMLGALNAAPEGRGRELPNDLFRYNVVLYLESWREGDDDIDQGLTAPEQRLLISYLEAGGRLVLVGPDVATNLAGDSLLWDYLGANYVGPGVSSQTGNLRRLTANAESRIAGQNFVYRYRGVVDHYIDQIEPTEGGLSLFTDQSNAHRGSMVVGDGGYRIILQTFPFGGLVDWGGRKLELLRLYFQFLRFTLTSVGEEDPPESPETFTLLEVWPNPFNGTLTVSRASDQSPLRLNVFDPLGRKVGELNFGVGSQQTLWHVGSGPVGVYYLWPDAPHTRPVKAVYLK, encoded by the coding sequence ATGAGCCGTCTTTCATCTCACTTTCTCGCGCTGCTCGCTTTCTTGAGTGCGGCTCTCGCCTATGCCATGCCGCCACATCCCGAACTCGCCCGGCGCCTGCAGCAGGAGAACCGCCCACTTTCGACGGTAGGTATCACGAGCGAGGTTCGCGCGCGCGGCGTAAATGCACCGTTTCCCTTTCACATTGAGCAGCATCGCCGCGACGGGAGCGACGAAACCATCCTGCGCGCTATCTGCATCCTGGCGGACTTCGCCGACAACGAAGCCGACACCGGTGCCAGCCCGGTCGAGCACTATCAGACGATGCTCTTTTCTGAGGGTGAGTTCGACGGCGGCAGCATGCGCGACTGGTATCTCGAGAACTCTTACGGCGAAGTCCATATCGTCGGCGAGGTCTTCGGCTGGTATCGCATGCCGCAGGACTATGCCTACTATGTCGGCGGGCGGAACGGCTTTGGGGCTTATCCTCGTAACGCCCAACGGCTCGCCGAGGATGCCATCCGCGCCGCCGATGCCGATGTCAATTTCCGCGACTACGACAATGACCGTAACGGCGTCGTCGAAGCGATCTTCATCGTTCACGCGGGGCCGGGTGCAGAGTCAACCGGATCCGACGACGACATCTGGTCTCATGCCTGGCAGGTGCCGGGCAATGTTCGCCCCGATGGGGTGCGATTCGCCAGTTACGCTATGGAGCCGGAGAATGGCCAGATCGGCGTCTTTGGCCACGAATTAGGCCACTCGATGTTCGGCCTGCCGGACCTCTACGACGGCACCTACGAATCTTCCGGCGTCGGAGCCTGGTCGATGATGGCCGGCGGCTCATGGGGTGGAGGGGGCCGCCGTCCGGTTCACTTCGACGCCTGGTGCAAGTCCCAGGTCGGCTTCCTCGATTATTTCCCGATCGTCGATAACCAAATCGGCCTGACCCTCGAACCGGTCGAGATCGAAGGCGATGTCCGGTTCATTTGGCGGCGTGGAGAATTCGGACGCCAGTATTTCCTGATTGAAAATCGCCGCCGCATCGGCTTCGACCGCTCGCTTCCGGGCGAAGGTCTCGTCATCTACCATATCGACGAGACGATGGAGAACAACAACCACGCCTGGTGGCCCGGATCGGGTAATCAACTGCATTATAAAGTTGCCGTTGAGCAGGCTGATGGGAACTACGACCTTGAACATGGCGCCAACGGCGGTGATGCCGGTGACCCCTGGCCCGGCAATACCTTCAATGAAATGTTCGGTGGTGACACCGAGCCGAGCACCCGCGACTATTTTGGCCGGGAAACCGACGTTAGTCTGCGCAATATTGAGCCGGTCGGCGATGGCCGTGTGCGGTTCGATGCCTACATAACGCCCGGTCCCGGCCCGGAAGACCTACACCTGTTCCTTCTTGAGCGCATTCCCGGGGAGCACACCTTTCCGCATCCCGACGACCGGGGCGACACCATCATGACCACCGAGGTCGAACTCGTAACCGGGATGCTCGGCGCCCTGAACGCGGCTCCCGAAGGACGAGGTCGGGAACTTCCCAACGACCTCTTCCGTTACAATGTCGTTCTCTACCTCGAATCGTGGAGGGAAGGCGACGACGACATCGACCAAGGCTTGACCGCCCCGGAACAACGGTTGCTCATCTCATATCTTGAAGCGGGCGGCAGGCTCGTTTTGGTCGGTCCGGACGTTGCGACCAATTTGGCCGGCGATTCGCTCCTCTGGGATTACCTTGGTGCGAACTATGTCGGACCGGGCGTTTCCTCCCAAACGGGAAATCTGCGGCGACTGACCGCCAACGCCGAGTCGCGCATTGCGGGGCAGAACTTCGTTTATCGTTATCGGGGCGTGGTCGATCATTACATCGATCAGATCGAGCCGACCGAGGGCGGTCTATCGCTCTTTACCGATCAGTCGAATGCCCATCGCGGCTCGATGGTAGTTGGCGACGGCGGTTATCGGATCATCCTCCAGACCTTCCCGTTCGGCGGGCTCGTCGATTGGGGCGGGCGCAAACTTGAATTGCTCCGGCTCTACTTCCAGTTCCTTCGCTTCACGTTGACCTCAGTTGGCGAGGAAGATCCCCCCGAGTCGCCGGAGACATTCACGCTCCTCGAAGTCTGGCCGAATCCCTTCAATGGAACTCTGACGGTATCGCGAGCATCGGACCAGTCGCCATTGCGCTTGAATGTCTTCGACCCTCTTGGGCGCAAGGTAGGTGAACTAAATTTCGGGGTCGGGAGTCAACAGACTCTATGGCATGTGGGATCGGGACCCGTCGGCGTCTATTACCTCTGGCCCGATGCGCCTCACACAAGACCGGTAAAGGCGGTCTATCTCAAGTAA
- a CDS encoding response regulator → MAIIPVVSALRRILVVNDQVEQLNSLASQMLAFGYDVESAADGYEALAKLHFDIDLALLDTDMPGLDGYEVAARIRDDGTMHDLPIVMVSGDGRPVSREHQLRAFEVGADDFISAPVDTVALKFRITSLIRMKTARDEVRRAQQDLERLVERRSASLRSALDSLVGAQRQLRDAQIDTIHRLAVVAEYKDPDTAAHLRRISLYCDMIGRRLGLTPGEIEKLRYASPMHDVGKIGIEPAILLKPGPLDDLEWGQMRTHPVIGGKILTRSHSDFLQTGEAIALTHHERWDGSGYPNGLAGEDIPLAGRICAVADVYDALTSRRCYKEAVPPEDALRMMEAAKRSHFEPELVDLLIDARDEAQELRSSMTQD, encoded by the coding sequence ATGGCGATCATTCCGGTCGTTTCGGCACTGCGACGCATCCTGGTGGTGAACGATCAGGTCGAACAGCTTAACTCGCTCGCAAGTCAGATGCTCGCCTTCGGTTACGATGTCGAAAGTGCCGCCGACGGCTACGAGGCGTTAGCCAAACTCCACTTCGACATCGACCTCGCGCTGCTTGATACCGATATGCCCGGCCTTGACGGGTATGAGGTCGCCGCCCGCATCCGTGACGACGGAACGATGCATGACCTGCCGATCGTGATGGTGTCGGGCGACGGTCGTCCGGTTAGCCGCGAGCATCAACTGCGCGCCTTTGAAGTCGGAGCCGACGACTTCATCTCGGCGCCGGTCGATACGGTGGCACTGAAGTTCCGCATCACCTCGCTGATTCGAATGAAAACGGCGCGGGACGAAGTGCGCCGGGCTCAGCAAGACCTTGAGCGGCTTGTCGAACGACGCTCCGCCTCGCTCAGGAGTGCTCTCGATAGTCTTGTCGGCGCCCAGAGGCAACTTCGCGATGCCCAGATTGACACCATACACCGGCTTGCAGTGGTCGCCGAATACAAGGACCCCGACACCGCCGCGCACCTACGCCGGATTAGCCTCTACTGCGACATGATCGGGAGGCGGCTCGGGCTGACGCCGGGCGAGATAGAGAAATTGCGCTACGCCAGTCCGATGCACGATGTCGGCAAGATCGGCATCGAGCCGGCGATCCTGCTCAAGCCGGGACCGCTCGATGACCTCGAGTGGGGCCAGATGCGGACGCACCCGGTCATCGGCGGGAAGATCCTGACCCGGTCGCACTCGGACTTTCTCCAGACCGGCGAAGCGATTGCCTTAACGCACCATGAACGCTGGGATGGGAGCGGCTATCCGAACGGCCTGGCGGGCGAGGATATTCCTCTGGCCGGACGCATCTGCGCCGTGGCCGACGTCTATGATGCGCTCACTTCGCGCCGCTGTTACAAAGAAGCCGTTCCTCCCGAAGATGCACTGCGGATGATGGAAGCGGCCAAGCGCTCGCACTTCGAGCCGGAACTGGTCGATCTCCTGATCGACGCCCGAGACGAAGCGCAGGAACTGCGATCTTCGATGACCCAAGATTGA
- the dprA gene encoding DNA-protecting protein DprA, translating into MSNLKEHSPELFPTAARVPVPNDEFRFGLAALLNAPNIGSSRALELVRLFGSPGQTLAAPAGEIASALNLPLRVGRSVHQAARSLDGVKSRIAKATGIGARLVSYWDADYPPRLKLTTDPPALLYILGEPSPLYEYSVAIVGTRAPTEHGARLAFRIAADLAQQGVAVVSGMATGIDGKAHEGALAAGGRTMAVLGTGIDIVYPREHRSLYDRVAKQGQVVSELLPGTTPEPHNFPQRNRIISGVSIATLIVEAGTKSGALITAKTAIEQGRELFAVPGAAGTMRSAGVNRLIKDGTAHLAESAADIIERLKSQLAPVLNVAATLALPDLKGDEEKLYRLLEPGPMLIDDAIRKSGLGAVQLNRLLTTMQLRGLVVRLPGARIGRST; encoded by the coding sequence TTGTCCAATCTCAAGGAACATAGTCCCGAATTGTTTCCGACTGCAGCCCGGGTACCGGTCCCTAATGACGAGTTCCGGTTCGGTCTTGCAGCCCTGCTGAATGCGCCCAACATCGGCAGCAGCCGGGCGCTCGAACTGGTGCGCCTCTTCGGTTCACCGGGCCAGACCCTCGCTGCGCCGGCCGGAGAGATCGCTTCGGCGCTCAATCTGCCACTCAGAGTTGGGCGAAGTGTCCATCAAGCCGCCAGGTCGCTTGACGGCGTAAAGTCCAGAATCGCCAAAGCCACCGGGATCGGAGCGCGGCTGGTTTCGTATTGGGATGCCGACTATCCGCCACGCTTGAAATTGACGACGGATCCGCCGGCGCTGCTCTATATCCTCGGTGAGCCGTCGCCGCTCTATGAATATAGCGTCGCCATCGTCGGGACGCGAGCACCCACCGAGCATGGCGCACGGCTCGCCTTCCGGATCGCTGCCGATTTGGCTCAGCAGGGTGTTGCGGTAGTGAGCGGCATGGCGACCGGCATCGACGGTAAGGCTCACGAGGGCGCCCTCGCCGCCGGAGGTCGTACGATGGCCGTGCTCGGCACTGGAATCGATATTGTTTATCCGCGTGAACACCGCTCGCTTTATGACCGGGTCGCGAAGCAAGGCCAGGTCGTAAGCGAATTGTTGCCCGGAACGACGCCTGAGCCGCACAACTTCCCGCAGCGCAACCGGATCATTTCGGGGGTTTCGATTGCCACCCTGATCGTCGAAGCCGGGACCAAGAGCGGGGCGCTAATCACCGCCAAGACAGCCATCGAACAGGGCCGCGAACTGTTTGCCGTCCCGGGTGCTGCCGGAACGATGCGCTCTGCTGGCGTCAATCGACTGATCAAGGACGGCACCGCACATCTGGCCGAGTCGGCTGCGGACATCATCGAGCGACTGAAGAGCCAACTTGCGCCGGTGTTGAACGTCGCCGCCACGCTTGCCCTGCCCGACCTAAAAGGTGATGAGGAAAAACTCTACCGTTTGCTTGAACCGGGACCGATGCTGATCGATGACGCCATTCGCAAGTCCGGACTGGGCGCAGTTCAACTGAACCGCCTCCTGACGACGATGCAACTTCGCGGTCTCGTCGTCCGGCTGCCGGGAGCCCGCATCGGAAGGAGCACTTGA
- a CDS encoding YdeI/OmpD-associated family protein — MLTKHGVEVPEKLAQALTDHPAARAAFESLPPSHQREYVEYVTEAKKPSTRTARSGKAIPMILEYASFRKPKP; from the coding sequence ATGCTCACCAAGCACGGCGTCGAGGTTCCCGAGAAACTCGCACAAGCACTGACGGATCATCCCGCAGCACGGGCTGCCTTCGAGAGCCTCCCTCCTTCCCACCAGCGCGAATATGTGGAGTATGTAACTGAAGCGAAGAAGCCTTCGACACGCACCGCCCGGTCCGGCAAGGCAATACCCATGATCCTCGAATATGCCTCCTTCAGGAAACCGAAGCCCTAA
- the obgE gene encoding GTPase ObgE, producing MKFIDEATIEVRAGKGGDGAVHFHRAAFVPKGGPDGGDGGRGGSVVLCASMNVGTLSDVALKRVIGAQDGRPGGGSRMSGRAGADITIDLPVGTVLKDSETGEILADLALAGESLVLYGGDGGRGNARFATPSNRTPRRAEPGRPGESRRLHLELKLLADVGLIGRPNAGKSTLLKALTAASPQVGDYPFTTLTPNLGVVMLDNFKRFTIADIPGLIEGARFGRGLGGRFLRHVERTNLLVVLIDSNDANYRTTLDGLLKEIGGYSAELMRLPRIIVRSKSDLPRASRSRLRFDLEISSFSGEGLGELVDILARRLGVV from the coding sequence ATGAAATTCATCGACGAAGCGACGATAGAGGTTCGAGCCGGCAAAGGCGGCGACGGGGCCGTCCATTTCCACCGGGCGGCGTTCGTACCCAAAGGAGGTCCCGACGGTGGCGACGGTGGCCGTGGTGGGAGCGTCGTCCTGTGCGCTTCGATGAATGTCGGGACGCTCTCCGATGTAGCCCTGAAACGAGTAATTGGCGCCCAAGACGGCCGTCCAGGCGGAGGCTCGCGAATGTCGGGGCGGGCCGGTGCCGATATTACTATTGACCTGCCGGTCGGGACGGTGCTAAAGGATTCCGAAACGGGTGAGATTCTTGCCGATTTAGCATTGGCAGGGGAGTCACTCGTTCTTTACGGCGGCGACGGCGGTCGCGGCAACGCTCGCTTCGCTACGCCTTCCAACCGGACTCCGCGACGTGCCGAACCGGGCCGTCCCGGCGAGTCGCGACGACTCCACCTCGAACTGAAATTGCTCGCCGATGTCGGCCTGATCGGTCGTCCCAACGCCGGCAAGTCAACGCTCCTGAAAGCCTTGACGGCAGCTTCACCGCAGGTGGGCGATTACCCCTTTACCACCCTGACCCCCAATCTCGGAGTGGTGATGCTCGACAACTTCAAGCGCTTTACCATCGCCGACATTCCGGGACTGATCGAAGGTGCGCGATTCGGACGGGGACTGGGGGGGAGGTTTCTGCGGCACGTTGAACGAACCAATCTGCTCGTTGTTCTTATCGACTCGAACGATGCCAACTACCGCACGACATTGGACGGGCTGCTGAAAGAGATAGGGGGGTATTCGGCCGAACTAATGCGGCTGCCGAGGATCATCGTGCGGTCGAAATCGGATCTGCCTCGCGCCAGCCGGAGCCGGCTTAGGTTCGACCTCGAGATATCGTCGTTCTCCGGTGAGGGACTAGGCGAACTGGTGGATATATTGGCGAGAAGGTTGGGGGTGGTATAA